From the genome of Vicia villosa cultivar HV-30 ecotype Madison, WI linkage group LG2, Vvil1.0, whole genome shotgun sequence, one region includes:
- the LOC131652466 gene encoding phosphoglycerate mutase-like protein AT74H — MSIAIATLPLSASQPKHLKIKSNPISKYYKTNNTYLVLIQCCHNQTESIYSLNNNNGHARFPEKNPLINPLVASTIGAVPPRPRRIILVRHGESEGNVDESVYTRVPDPKIGLTNKGKVQAEECGQRIKNMIEKDGDENWQLYFYVSPYRRTLETLQSLARPFERSRIAGFREEPRIREQDFGNFQNRELMKVEKAQRNLYGRFFYRFPNGESAADVYDRITGFRETLRADINIGRYQPPGEKNFDVNLVIVSHGLTLRVFLMRWYKWTVEQFEGLNNFGNGGELVMEKGYGGRYSLLMHHDEQELREFGLTDEMLIDQEWHKIARPAELNYDCPMVNSFFPHLHEETS, encoded by the exons ATGAGCATTGCCATAGCAACACTACCTCTCTCTGCATCTCAACCAAAGCACCTTAAAATCAAATCCAATCCTATTTCTAAGTATTATAAGACAAACAACACATACTTAGTACTAATCCAATGTTGTCACAACCAAACAGAATCCATATATTCACTTAACAACAACAATGGACATGCCAGGTTTCCAGAGAAAAATCCTCTCATAAACCCTTTAGTAGCTTCCACTATTGGTGCAGTACCTCCAAGGCCTAGAAGAATAATCCTTGTTAGGCATGGAGAAAGTGAAGGAAACGTGGATGAAAGTGTCTACACAAGAGTACCTGATCCTAAAATAGGCCTCACCAACAAAGGAAAGGTTCAAGCAGAGGAATGTGGTCAAAGAATCAAGAACATGATTGAAAAAGATGGTGATGAAAATTGGCAACTCTACTTTTATGTGTCTCCATATAGAAGAACACTCGAAACTTTGCAAAGCTTAGCTCGTCCTTTTGAACGCTCCAGAATTGCTGGTTTTCGAGAAGAGCCTCGCATTCGTGAACAAGATTTCG GGAATTTTCAAAATAGAGAGTTGATGAAAGTTGAAAAGGCGCAACGAAATCTTTATGGTAGATTCTTTTACCGATTTCCAAATGGAGAATCCGCGGCCGATGTATATGACAGAATCACag GATTTAGAGAAACACTGAGAGCCGATATTAATATTGGACGATATCAGCCACCGGGGGAGAAGAATTTTGATGTGAACTTGGTGATCGTGTCGCACGGTTTAACACTTAGAGTTTTTCTCATGAGGTGGTATAAGTGGACAGTTGAACAGTTTGAAGGTCTCAATAACTTTGGCAATGGAGGTGAGCTTGTCATGGAAAAGGGTTATGGTGGAAG GTATAGTTTACTGATGCATCATGATGAACAAGAGTTAAGAGAATTTGGATTGACAGATGAAATGTTGATTGATCAAGAATG GCATAAAATTGCAAGACCTGCTGAACTGAATTACGATTGTCCAATGGTGAATTCGTTCTTTCCTCATCTTCATGAAGAAACAAGCTAA